A genomic window from Candidatus Nitrosoglobus terrae includes:
- the ybeY gene encoding rRNA maturation RNase YbeY, translated as MVHIQHAIAGEEIPLKIDFQRWVRAALSNYLKNAEVLIRIVGEDEMIALNQQYRYKEGATNILSFPYENLIPCKISFLGDIVICAPVVMREALEQGKDEKAHWAHLVIHGVLHLLGFDHQQETEAEHMESLEIAILKSLGYPHPYESIYEDL; from the coding sequence GTGGTTCATATTCAGCATGCTATAGCTGGAGAAGAAATTCCTCTTAAGATAGATTTTCAGCGTTGGGTGAGGGCGGCACTTTCTAATTATTTAAAGAATGCTGAAGTTCTCATCCGTATTGTTGGCGAAGATGAAATGATAGCCCTTAATCAGCAGTACCGTTATAAAGAGGGCGCAACTAATATACTCTCTTTTCCATATGAGAATCTTATACCTTGTAAAATTTCATTTTTGGGCGATATAGTCATTTGTGCCCCTGTGGTGATGCGTGAAGCTTTAGAGCAAGGTAAGGATGAAAAAGCGCATTGGGCGCATCTGGTGATTCATGGAGTACTTCATTTACTGGGCTTTGATCATCAGCAGGAAACTGAGGCAGAGCACATGGAATCTTTAGAAATCGCTATTCTTAAGTCATTAGGTTACCCGCATCCTTATGAGAGTATATATGAGGATTTATGA
- the lgt gene encoding prolipoprotein diacylglyceryl transferase, which translates to MINYPNIDPVALSLGPIKIHWYGVMYLIGFIGGWWLGRIRAQRPLSGWKPEQIDDLLFYCALGVVLGGRLGYVFFYGFDYLITNPGSIFKVWQGGMSFHGGLLGVLIAMGIYARKTGRSFFQVTDFIAPLIPVGLGAGRMGNFINGELWGKATDLPWGMIFHDPRAGDIPRHPSQLYEFALEGVVFFLILWFFSNRNRPPMAVSGLFLICYGLFRFAIEFVRVPDPQLGYLTLGWVTMGQILSLPMIIAGIGFLGWAYWKR; encoded by the coding sequence ATGATTAATTACCCAAATATTGACCCGGTTGCACTTTCCCTAGGCCCAATTAAAATTCACTGGTATGGCGTAATGTATCTCATTGGCTTTATTGGGGGCTGGTGGCTGGGACGGATTCGAGCTCAGCGTCCATTGTCAGGCTGGAAACCAGAACAAATTGATGATCTTCTATTTTATTGCGCCTTGGGAGTGGTATTAGGGGGCCGGTTAGGTTATGTGTTTTTTTATGGTTTTGATTATCTCATCACTAATCCTGGTAGTATTTTTAAAGTTTGGCAAGGAGGAATGTCCTTTCATGGAGGATTACTAGGCGTATTAATAGCAATGGGAATCTATGCCCGTAAAACGGGTAGAAGTTTTTTTCAAGTCACTGATTTTATTGCCCCACTTATCCCTGTTGGATTAGGGGCAGGTCGAATGGGTAATTTTATCAATGGTGAACTGTGGGGTAAGGCAACGGATCTACCTTGGGGAATGATATTTCATGACCCTAGAGCGGGTGATATTCCTCGACATCCTTCACAGCTCTATGAGTTTGCTTTAGAAGGAGTGGTTTTTTTCCTTATTTTATGGTTTTTTTCTAATCGAAATCGACCCCCTATGGCGGTATCAGGTTTATTTCTTATCTGTTATGGCTTGTTTCGTTTTGCTATAGAGTTTGTACGTGTACCTGATCCTCAACTGGGCTATCTTACTTTAGGCTGGGTTACTATGGGTCAAATCTTAAGCTTACCTATGATTATAGCGGGTATAGGTTTTTTAGGGTGGGCTTATTGGAAACGTTAA
- a CDS encoding HlyC/CorC family transporter has translation MNEDRPSSSSVSRSWRERLGQVLLGEPRDREQLVEILHSASERCLLDPCALSIIKGALVVGEMQAGDIMVPRSQMVVVEQDMSLGEVLSVVTKSAHSRLPVIGESRDDVVGILLVKDMLFYCQQRESLSFIIREIMRPASFIPESKRLNTLLKEFRDSHNHMAIVVDEYGGTAGLVTIKDILEQIVGEIGDEHDMVEDTLISHCEDGDYTVKALTPIEDFNEYFNTDFSDEELDTIGGLVLNEFGRVPRRGEMITIGNFEFKVLQADSRRIHLLGLHLLSNVDKVQSLIPEKSS, from the coding sequence ATGAACGAAGATCGACCTAGTAGCAGCTCAGTATCCCGTTCTTGGCGAGAACGCTTAGGGCAGGTATTGCTGGGTGAGCCCCGTGATCGAGAACAACTTGTTGAAATTTTACACAGCGCCTCGGAACGTTGCCTCCTTGATCCATGCGCGTTGAGTATCATAAAGGGCGCTTTAGTAGTGGGAGAGATGCAGGCAGGTGATATTATGGTGCCACGCTCACAAATGGTGGTTGTAGAGCAAGATATGTCTCTAGGGGAAGTGCTTAGTGTAGTCACAAAATCTGCTCATTCACGCCTTCCAGTGATTGGCGAAAGCCGTGATGACGTGGTTGGAATCTTGCTAGTCAAAGATATGCTATTTTATTGCCAGCAACGAGAATCGCTATCTTTTATTATTAGAGAGATCATGCGACCTGCCTCATTTATTCCTGAAAGTAAGCGTCTTAATACTTTACTGAAAGAATTCCGCGATAGCCATAATCATATGGCTATCGTAGTGGACGAATATGGAGGGACAGCGGGTTTGGTGACTATTAAAGATATTTTAGAACAGATTGTAGGTGAGATTGGAGATGAGCATGATATGGTTGAGGACACCTTAATTTCCCATTGTGAGGATGGGGATTACACAGTTAAAGCGCTTACTCCTATTGAGGATTTTAATGAGTATTTTAACACTGATTTTAGTGATGAAGAACTCGATACTATTGGGGGTTTAGTATTGAATGAGTTTGGGCGGGTACCTAGGAGAGGGGAGATGATTACTATCGGTAATTTTGAATTTAAAGTCCTGCAGGCAGATAGTCGGAGAATCCATTTATTAGGATTACATTTATTATCAAATGTCGATAAAGTGCAGAGCTTAATACCAGAGAAAAGCAGTTAA
- a CDS encoding thymidylate synthase, translating to MKQYLDLMQKILDIGTEREDRTGTGTVSIFGYQMRFDLQQGFPLITTKKLHIRSIFVELLWFLRGDTHIQYLHDHGVTIWDEWANEHGDLGPIYGYQWRSWPLPNGKSLDQISEVVKQIQSNPNSRRHIVVAYNPAVIDKMALPPCHVLFQFYVAKGNLSCQLYQRSADVFLGVPFNIASYSLLTHLVAQQCDLGVGEFIWTGGDVHLYRNHLELARLQLLRKPRPLPQLHIKRKPSSLFDYAYEDLEVIGYTPHSVIKAAVSV from the coding sequence ATGAAACAGTATCTTGATTTGATGCAAAAGATACTTGATATTGGAACTGAGCGGGAAGATCGAACTGGTACTGGAACAGTATCCATTTTTGGCTACCAGATGCGATTTGATTTACAGCAAGGGTTCCCTTTAATCACGACTAAAAAACTTCATATCCGTTCTATTTTTGTGGAATTGTTATGGTTTTTAAGAGGCGATACTCATATCCAATATCTTCATGATCATGGGGTGACTATTTGGGATGAATGGGCTAATGAGCATGGGGATTTGGGTCCCATTTATGGTTATCAGTGGCGCTCTTGGCCATTACCCAATGGAAAGTCTCTAGATCAGATCTCAGAGGTGGTTAAACAAATACAATCTAATCCTAATAGTCGCCGCCATATCGTAGTGGCTTATAACCCTGCAGTGATCGATAAAATGGCGTTGCCGCCTTGCCATGTTTTATTTCAATTTTATGTGGCCAAAGGTAATTTATCCTGTCAGCTCTATCAGCGTAGTGCCGATGTTTTCTTGGGTGTTCCTTTTAATATTGCCTCCTATAGCCTTTTAACTCATCTAGTCGCTCAGCAATGTGATTTAGGCGTGGGGGAGTTTATTTGGACGGGAGGAGATGTTCATCTTTATCGAAATCACTTAGAGCTAGCACGGCTACAGCTGCTTAGAAAACCTCGCCCATTACCGCAGCTTCACATTAAACGTAAACCGTCTTCTCTATTTGATTATGCTTATGAAGACTTAGAAGTTATAGGATATACCCCTCATTCTGTAATTAAAGCAGCAGTTTCAGTGTAA
- a CDS encoding DUF6607 family protein — MNYRYLLRWGFIIIFGNGVNIALADPLPKGIENVENLSGCFDVTYRFAEDGVHDLFSKKHQEGIVDKPSREWISFKHGEEDTFILQHVTFNDKQEPNTHFHEEWQYNPDKETWTQKVWSTAYGNKDRKLRYQCSAPWEMNQWQCHAGQAEKPFRDNGAPFGFNRTDYDHLDRNNTILVTPNGWIQSEHNAKRSSSHQIVSRELGWITYQRLENEACKTAIKPFPREVSKQ, encoded by the coding sequence ATGAATTATCGTTATTTATTAAGATGGGGGTTTATAATTATATTTGGGAATGGGGTAAATATTGCTTTGGCAGATCCTTTGCCTAAGGGGATAGAGAATGTGGAGAATTTGTCAGGATGTTTCGATGTTACTTATCGTTTTGCAGAAGATGGGGTGCATGATCTTTTTTCTAAAAAACATCAAGAAGGGATTGTTGATAAACCTAGCAGAGAATGGATAAGTTTCAAGCATGGAGAGGAAGATACTTTTATCCTACAGCATGTGACCTTTAATGATAAGCAAGAGCCTAATACTCATTTTCATGAAGAGTGGCAGTATAATCCTGATAAAGAGACTTGGACGCAAAAAGTATGGAGTACGGCCTATGGTAATAAAGACCGCAAGTTGCGCTATCAATGCAGCGCTCCTTGGGAGATGAATCAATGGCAGTGTCATGCCGGTCAGGCCGAGAAACCATTTCGGGATAATGGGGCTCCTTTTGGTTTTAATCGAACTGACTATGATCATTTAGATCGAAATAATACCATCTTGGTTACCCCCAATGGCTGGATTCAAAGTGAACATAATGCTAAAAGATCATCTTCTCATCAGATTGTCTCTCGCGAGCTTGGCTGGATTACCTATCAACGGCTAGAAAACGAGGCCTGTAAAACCGCAATTAAACCTTTCCCAAGAGAAGTGAGTAAGCAGTAG
- the radC gene encoding RadC family protein: MAITDWPTLERPREKLLQRGPGALSDAELLAIFLRTGVTGKTAVDLARELLETFGGLRALLEASQSEFCRIPGLGLAKYTQLQACLEIGRRHLEATLKRGDALTDPLTTRRYLMARLRAYPFEVFSCLFLDNRHRVLAFEELFQGTINSASVHPREVVKRALAHNAAAVILAHNHPSGVAEPSQADKAITQRLKEALDLVDIRVLDHVIIGDEETLSFAELGFI, from the coding sequence GTGGCAATTACTGATTGGCCTACACTGGAAAGACCTCGAGAAAAATTACTTCAGAGAGGCCCAGGAGCATTATCTGATGCTGAGCTTTTAGCCATTTTTCTTCGTACTGGAGTTACTGGAAAAACCGCTGTTGACTTAGCGCGGGAACTTCTAGAAACCTTCGGGGGGTTACGTGCCTTATTAGAAGCTAGCCAAAGTGAATTTTGCCGTATTCCTGGCTTAGGATTAGCTAAATATACACAACTACAAGCCTGCTTGGAGATAGGTCGCCGACATTTAGAAGCCACCCTTAAACGAGGAGATGCACTCACCGATCCACTCACCACTAGACGATATTTAATGGCGCGCTTACGCGCTTACCCTTTTGAAGTGTTCTCTTGTCTCTTTCTTGACAATCGACACCGAGTGCTTGCTTTTGAGGAATTATTTCAAGGCACCATTAACAGTGCTAGTGTTCATCCCCGGGAGGTAGTTAAGCGTGCTCTAGCTCATAATGCCGCCGCCGTTATCTTAGCCCATAATCACCCCTCCGGGGTAGCAGAGCCTAGCCAAGCTGATAAAGCGATTACTCAACGACTCAAAGAGGCTTTAGATCTAGTGGATATTCGGGTTTTAGATCACGTTATTATTGGAGATGAAGAAACGCTCTCTTTTGCTGAACTAGGATTTATTTAA
- the folA gene encoding type 3 dihydrofolate reductase yields the protein MIISLIAAVDKNQLIGCNNQLPWHLPADLKNFRRLTMGKPILMGRCTHESIGRVLPGRDNIVITRNPHYQASGCTVVHTLESGLEVAKEAEEMMIIGGASLYRQTLPKAQRIYLTQVYESFNGDAWFPDLDPYDAWIEVWQEYHSPDANNLYPYSFSRLERSLNLNKS from the coding sequence GTGATTATCTCGCTAATTGCTGCTGTAGATAAAAACCAGCTTATAGGTTGTAATAATCAGCTGCCTTGGCATCTACCCGCAGATCTGAAAAACTTTCGTCGTCTTACGATGGGAAAGCCTATTTTAATGGGGCGTTGTACTCATGAATCCATTGGGCGTGTTTTACCAGGACGAGATAATATTGTGATTACTCGCAATCCTCACTATCAGGCATCGGGATGTACAGTAGTACATACATTGGAAAGCGGGTTAGAGGTAGCTAAAGAAGCTGAAGAAATGATGATCATTGGGGGCGCTTCTCTTTATCGGCAAACACTGCCTAAAGCTCAGCGTATTTACTTGACTCAGGTGTATGAATCTTTTAATGGAGATGCTTGGTTTCCAGATCTCGATCCTTATGATGCTTGGATTGAAGTTTGGCAAGAATACCATAGCCCTGATGCTAACAACCTTTATCCCTATAGTTTTAGTCGTTTGGAGCGATCCTTAAATTTAAATAAATCCTAG
- the miaB gene encoding tRNA (N6-isopentenyl adenosine(37)-C2)-methylthiotransferase MiaB, producing the protein MANTLYIKTHGCQMNEYDSARMADVLRESHGLKLVSDPEQAEVLLLNTCSVREKAQEKVFSQLGQWRLWKQARPELVIGVGGCVASQEGEAIRTRAPYVDLIFGPQTIHRLPEMLAQVRANQQPVVDISFPEIEKFDRLPEPRAEGPTAFVSIMEGCSKYCSFCVVPYTRGEEINRPLDDVIAEIVGLAEQGVREVTLLGQNVNAYRGSMSDGNLADLALLINYVAAIEGIGRIRFTTSHPVEFSDSLIQAFAEVPELVSHLHLPVQSGSDRMLSLMKRGHTVLEYKAKLRKLCQVRPNISISSDFIVGLPGETEADFQATLDLVDEIGFDHSFSFIYSPRPGTPAASLLDRIPIEVKKERLAILQDRLRALEASISQGMVGTIQQVLVERPSKKDSSVLAGRTSNNRVVNFSASQNLIGRFVNIRITEALPNSLRGVLVNNETLVMGGN; encoded by the coding sequence ATGGCCAATACACTTTATATTAAAACTCATGGTTGCCAGATGAATGAGTACGATTCTGCTAGGATGGCGGATGTTCTGCGGGAATCCCATGGGTTAAAGCTGGTTTCTGATCCTGAACAAGCAGAGGTTTTGTTACTCAATACCTGTTCTGTTCGAGAAAAAGCGCAAGAAAAAGTTTTTTCTCAGCTAGGTCAATGGCGGCTATGGAAACAAGCCCGTCCTGAGTTAGTGATAGGGGTAGGAGGCTGTGTTGCTAGCCAAGAAGGAGAAGCTATTCGTACTCGAGCGCCTTATGTAGACCTTATCTTCGGGCCACAAACTATACACCGGTTACCTGAGATGCTAGCGCAAGTAAGAGCAAATCAGCAACCAGTAGTCGATATTTCCTTTCCTGAAATTGAAAAATTTGACCGATTACCCGAACCTCGCGCTGAAGGCCCAACAGCCTTTGTCTCTATTATGGAAGGGTGCAGTAAATATTGCTCCTTTTGTGTAGTACCTTATACTCGTGGTGAGGAAATAAATCGACCCCTAGATGATGTTATTGCCGAAATCGTCGGGTTAGCAGAACAAGGTGTACGGGAAGTTACTCTTCTTGGCCAAAATGTCAATGCTTACCGAGGATCAATGAGCGATGGCAATCTTGCCGATCTTGCGCTATTGATTAATTATGTTGCGGCTATTGAAGGTATTGGTCGTATCCGTTTTACTACCTCTCATCCAGTAGAGTTTTCTGATAGCCTGATTCAGGCTTTCGCTGAAGTACCAGAGCTAGTTAGCCACCTGCATTTACCTGTACAGAGTGGATCGGATCGGATGCTGAGTCTGATGAAGCGAGGCCATACGGTATTAGAGTATAAAGCAAAACTTCGTAAATTATGTCAAGTACGGCCTAATATTAGTATTTCTAGTGATTTTATTGTAGGCTTACCTGGAGAGACTGAAGCTGATTTTCAGGCCACGCTAGATCTAGTTGATGAAATAGGATTTGATCATTCATTTAGCTTTATTTATAGCCCAAGACCGGGAACTCCAGCTGCAAGCCTTCTAGATCGAATACCCATAGAAGTAAAAAAAGAGCGATTAGCCATTTTACAGGATCGCCTTCGTGCTTTAGAAGCTTCTATCAGCCAAGGAATGGTAGGTACCATACAACAGGTATTGGTTGAGCGCCCATCAAAAAAAGATTCATCGGTATTAGCTGGGCGTACTAGCAATAATCGGGTAGTAAATTTTTCTGCTAGCCAGAATTTAATCGGTAGATTTGTCAATATTAGAATCACAGAGGCATTACCTAACTCTTTACGAGGTGTATTAGTTAATAATGAAACGCTGGTAATGGGTGGAAATTAA
- a CDS encoding 23S rRNA (adenine(2030)-N(6))-methyltransferase RlmJ encodes MFSYRHAFHAGNHADVLKHIILIHLLRYLSQKDKPLWYIDTHAGAALYRLDEGYAIKNKEYENGISRLWTDTNIANALLIDYLDQVRIHNSNNRLYCYPGSSQIATQILREQDRLRVFELHSTEGKQLEQYFYSASPRVIAQASDGFNSLRSLLPPTSKRGLVLIDPSYEDKRDYQRVLTALQEGLKRFKTGVYVIWYPQLQNRESYRFPSKLKQLPNSSWLHVTLTVKSPEASGFGLYGSGIFILNPSWKLPEALGLIMPYLVKILKQDNNADFTLEWNLK; translated from the coding sequence ATGTTCAGTTATCGCCATGCCTTTCACGCCGGCAATCATGCCGATGTTCTTAAACATATTATCCTAATACATTTGCTACGCTACCTCTCTCAAAAGGACAAACCCCTTTGGTATATCGATACCCATGCGGGGGCAGCGCTTTATAGACTAGATGAGGGGTACGCTATTAAAAATAAAGAATATGAAAATGGCATTAGCCGGTTATGGACCGATACAAATATAGCCAACGCTCTCCTAATAGACTATCTAGATCAGGTACGAATACACAATTCAAATAATCGCTTATATTGCTACCCAGGTTCCTCTCAGATCGCGACACAAATACTTCGAGAACAAGATCGACTGCGGGTATTTGAACTGCACTCCACTGAGGGGAAACAACTAGAACAGTATTTTTATTCTGCTAGCCCTCGGGTAATTGCGCAAGCTAGCGATGGTTTTAACAGCTTACGATCCTTGCTACCTCCTACCTCCAAACGCGGATTAGTGTTAATTGATCCCTCTTATGAGGATAAACGTGATTATCAACGGGTATTAACAGCACTACAAGAAGGATTAAAGCGCTTTAAAACTGGGGTCTATGTTATTTGGTATCCACAATTACAAAATCGAGAATCCTATAGATTTCCTAGCAAACTTAAGCAGCTACCAAACTCAAGCTGGCTACATGTAACCCTCACGGTAAAATCACCTGAAGCCAGTGGTTTTGGGCTATATGGTAGCGGTATTTTTATTCTAAATCCTTCTTGGAAGCTACCTGAAGCATTGGGTTTAATCATGCCGTATCTAGTTAAAATCTTAAAGCAAGATAACAATGCAGATTTCACCTTAGAGTGGAATCTGAAATAA
- a CDS encoding PhoH family protein, whose amino-acid sequence MNRRSPSDYSESNEFALEPFDNQRLANLCGQSDEHLRQIEKNLAVSISNRGNCFRIIGSHHSVQTATKVIRCLYDENNITLAHVHLLLQAADRSEYTTTVGDQKEVLIRTRKGMIKGRGLRQICYLRHIFTHDISFGIGPAGTGKTYLAVACAVEALEKDRVRRLLLIRPAVEAGERLGFLPGDLVQKIDPYLRPLYDSLYEMLGFERVTKLMERHVIEVAPLAYMRGRTLNESFIILDEAQNTTPEQMKMFLTRLGYGSTAVITGDITQVDLPKGQYSGLRHAIEVLKDIQGISFTFFESCDVVRHPLVQRVVQAYERFGSDDRRKL is encoded by the coding sequence TTGAATAGACGATCTCCTTCTGATTATTCTGAAAGTAATGAATTTGCCTTAGAGCCTTTCGATAACCAACGGCTAGCCAATCTTTGTGGTCAATCGGATGAGCATTTGCGCCAAATAGAAAAAAATTTAGCTGTATCTATTAGCAATAGAGGAAATTGTTTCCGCATAATTGGGAGTCATCACTCAGTACAGACAGCTACTAAGGTAATAAGGTGTCTTTATGATGAAAATAATATAACTCTAGCGCATGTTCACCTTCTTTTACAGGCGGCGGATCGTTCAGAATATACCACCACTGTAGGGGATCAAAAAGAGGTTCTTATCCGGACGCGTAAGGGCATGATTAAAGGCCGTGGTCTGCGCCAAATTTGCTATTTACGTCATATTTTTACTCATGATATTAGTTTTGGTATTGGCCCAGCAGGTACAGGTAAAACCTATCTGGCTGTGGCTTGTGCTGTCGAGGCTTTAGAGAAAGATCGGGTACGGCGACTGCTTTTAATACGACCTGCGGTAGAGGCGGGTGAGCGTCTGGGGTTTTTACCAGGGGACTTAGTTCAAAAAATTGATCCTTATCTTCGGCCTCTCTATGATTCACTCTATGAAATGTTGGGTTTTGAGCGGGTTACTAAGCTTATGGAGCGCCACGTTATTGAGGTAGCGCCATTAGCTTATATGCGTGGCCGGACTTTAAATGAATCTTTTATTATTTTAGATGAAGCTCAAAATACCACTCCAGAGCAGATGAAAATGTTTCTTACTCGCTTAGGGTATGGATCAACTGCTGTGATAACAGGGGATATCACTCAGGTTGATTTACCGAAAGGTCAATATTCAGGTTTACGCCATGCTATTGAAGTGCTAAAGGATATCCAAGGGATTAGTTTTACCTTCTTTGAATCTTGCGATGTAGTGCGTCATCCACTAGTACAACGAGTAGTACAAGCTTATGAGCGCTTTGGTTCCGATGATAGGAGGAAATTATAA
- a CDS encoding TonB-dependent hemoglobin/transferrin/lactoferrin family receptor gives MTFSSRSFAVAACAMFIVPLWGGAALAVEAPAKSSRKSSAEATDLPTIQVSGNSHRPARVQGELELDRPGTASIIDREQMDHQLVNNVRELVRYEPGVSAIGTTGRFGLDSFNVRGLSGNRTYMEIDGVPMINSFGADVAGGSFRSGRNFIDLETMKNVEIIRGPISALYRSDALAGSVILNTKDPADYLDSGKSIYTFLKEQYQSVDGSYNSTGTFAVGNEHNGFMLNLNYRFGHQTSNMGTVGGIGAERTKPDPLGYNVDGLLSKYVHIADSGRTDRITVNVFRQFTRTNGLSNLIPVAHTDFTPNFYYSQDSSTQLQASIGQNFPHLNSLFADTFTWRLYWRQASSYTNTQTDTNKVFRFYDNMPLAEWIAGGKWIGVKHFGGDGSVQQTMTYGAEGSGANDRSLVNGYGRDKITGATGMSPPFTPTPYPLHLIPESNTHRYAVFWEDKIDLLGGRLTLTPAVRAQRYEYLPEKDALYLRYNNGFVQRDFIDNNISPKFGLLWHFTDELSFYGNYAQGFRPPLYSELSGSWNEQPVPGLNIASLPNENLKSETSDNAEIGFRGQGEAGWFNVAAYYNTYHNFIWSGFALAPDQVPSWAYQIAQGAATNVFFQSVNAPHANIEGIEISGQLQLDAFSKALQGWSFRGAGAISRGYLMEPGNNFYSPLNTIDPAKMSLGLAYDKRTWGAQLIGTLVRRHPKLSVPAFIPDGYGLLDFFAHYQPIENVTLYFGVNNMTDRKYWDWGNLNGGVLGNLVAGNGLNDAGTGGLPADRLSMPGRNFSAAIHINF, from the coding sequence ATGACCTTTAGCTCAAGGTCTTTTGCGGTTGCAGCTTGCGCCATGTTTATAGTGCCACTTTGGGGAGGGGCCGCCCTCGCTGTAGAGGCGCCAGCAAAATCTTCCAGAAAATCAAGTGCTGAAGCGACAGATCTGCCTACTATTCAAGTAAGTGGTAACAGCCATCGCCCTGCTAGAGTACAAGGTGAGCTTGAGCTTGATCGTCCTGGTACTGCCTCGATCATCGATCGGGAGCAAATGGATCATCAGTTGGTCAATAATGTTAGGGAGCTAGTTCGCTACGAGCCAGGGGTGTCGGCAATTGGTACTACCGGTCGATTTGGCTTAGATAGTTTTAATGTTCGAGGTTTATCGGGTAACCGTACTTATATGGAAATTGATGGAGTGCCCATGATCAATTCATTTGGGGCAGATGTGGCTGGAGGTAGCTTTCGTTCTGGTCGAAATTTTATTGATCTTGAAACTATGAAGAATGTTGAAATTATTCGAGGGCCCATCTCTGCTTTATATCGATCGGATGCTTTAGCGGGGTCTGTGATCCTGAATACTAAAGATCCAGCTGATTATCTAGATTCCGGTAAATCTATTTATACCTTTCTGAAAGAGCAGTACCAAAGCGTAGATGGTAGTTACAATAGTACCGGCACGTTTGCTGTGGGTAATGAACATAATGGCTTTATGCTTAATCTTAATTACCGTTTCGGCCACCAAACCAGCAATATGGGCACTGTTGGCGGTATTGGTGCAGAGCGTACTAAGCCCGATCCTTTAGGCTATAATGTCGATGGTCTACTCAGTAAGTATGTGCATATTGCTGATAGCGGTCGTACAGATCGCATTACAGTGAATGTCTTCCGCCAGTTTACCCGTACGAATGGTTTATCCAATTTAATACCCGTTGCCCATACAGATTTTACGCCAAATTTCTACTATTCTCAGGATAGCAGCACTCAATTGCAGGCCAGTATCGGCCAGAATTTTCCCCACCTGAATTCTTTATTTGCGGATACTTTTACTTGGCGCTTGTATTGGCGACAGGCCAGTTCTTACACCAATACTCAAACTGATACTAATAAAGTATTTCGTTTCTACGACAATATGCCGCTTGCAGAATGGATAGCAGGGGGTAAATGGATTGGGGTTAAGCATTTTGGGGGTGATGGCTCAGTACAGCAGACCATGACTTACGGTGCTGAGGGATCAGGAGCTAATGATCGATCTCTTGTCAATGGTTATGGTAGGGATAAGATTACTGGTGCAACTGGCATGAGTCCACCTTTTACGCCCACCCCTTATCCACTGCACCTGATCCCAGAAAGTAATACTCATCGCTATGCCGTATTTTGGGAAGATAAAATTGATTTACTGGGGGGACGATTAACCCTCACGCCTGCAGTACGGGCCCAGCGCTATGAGTATTTGCCAGAGAAAGATGCTTTATATCTGCGTTATAATAACGGTTTTGTACAGCGAGATTTTATAGATAATAATATTTCACCTAAGTTTGGCCTGCTGTGGCACTTTACCGATGAATTGAGTTTTTATGGTAATTACGCTCAGGGGTTTCGGCCACCGCTTTATAGTGAGCTTTCTGGTTCTTGGAATGAGCAACCCGTTCCGGGCTTGAATATTGCTTCTCTACCTAATGAGAATCTAAAGTCTGAAACCAGCGACAACGCTGAGATAGGCTTCCGTGGGCAAGGAGAAGCGGGCTGGTTTAATGTTGCTGCCTATTATAATACTTACCACAATTTTATTTGGTCAGGCTTTGCATTAGCGCCTGATCAGGTACCTTCATGGGCATATCAGATTGCACAAGGGGCGGCTACCAATGTGTTTTTCCAATCTGTCAACGCTCCACATGCCAATATCGAAGGGATAGAGATCAGCGGCCAATTACAGCTGGATGCTTTCAGTAAGGCTTTGCAGGGCTGGTCGTTTCGTGGTGCCGGTGCGATATCAAGAGGATATCTGATGGAACCGGGTAATAATTTTTATTCTCCTCTTAACACTATTGATCCAGCCAAGATGTCGCTTGGCTTAGCTTATGATAAGAGAACTTGGGGTGCCCAATTAATAGGCACCTTAGTACGCCGTCACCCTAAGTTGAGTGTGCCTGCTTTCATTCCCGATGGGTATGGTTTATTAGATTTTTTTGCTCATTATCAGCCTATTGAAAACGTTACCTTATATTTTGGGGTTAATAATATGACCGACCGTAAATATTGGGATTGGGGTAACTTAAATGGCGGTGTGCTGGGCAATTTAGTTGCTGGTAATGGTCTTAACGATGCGGGCACTGGGGGTCTCCCAGCTGATCGCCTCAGTATGCCAGGGCGTAACTTTAGTGCAGCGATACATATTAATTTTTAA